In one Thermanaerovibrio velox DSM 12556 genomic region, the following are encoded:
- a CDS encoding YbaB/EbfC family nucleoid-associated protein: MKIDKIFKQAQRVQAQMATLQEELAKTEHQGSSGGGMVTARVNGQGDLLSVKISKEVIDPSDPEMLEDLVVSAVNDALRKSRDFASERMNRLTGGLGFGGF; this comes from the coding sequence TTGAAGATAGATAAGATTTTCAAGCAGGCCCAAAGGGTTCAAGCTCAGATGGCCACGTTGCAGGAGGAGCTGGCTAAGACAGAACATCAGGGATCTTCTGGTGGGGGCATGGTGACTGCACGGGTTAATGGACAGGGGGATCTTCTCTCGGTGAAGATATCTAAGGAGGTTATCGATCCATCGGATCCGGAGATGCTTGAGGACCTTGTGGTATCCGCGGTCAACGATGCCCTGAGGAAGAGTCGTGATTTTGCTTCAGAGCGGATGAACCGGTTGACTGGCGGTCTTGGATTTGGAGGTTTCTAA
- the recR gene encoding recombination mediator RecR — MSSTGVFVVDRLIEKFKRLPGVGEKGARRFAFFVLQQPSGWVEDLARDLLEAKTAVRPCRICGGLAEEELCPICADPKRSNGIICVVETVEDSLVIERHGVFDGRYHVLGGRFSPLDGEEIPSDRLDALRRRLVQEGVSEVILALNPSVEGELTAMAVRDAIVDLPVRVTRLAFGIPVGGSIGFVDSATLKLAMEGRRGL, encoded by the coding sequence TTGAGTTCAACTGGTGTTTTTGTAGTAGATAGGCTTATAGAGAAGTTTAAGAGGCTCCCTGGGGTTGGGGAGAAGGGGGCCAGGCGTTTTGCGTTCTTCGTTCTTCAGCAGCCCTCTGGTTGGGTTGAAGATCTCGCCAGGGATTTGCTGGAGGCGAAGACCGCGGTCCGTCCATGTAGGATTTGTGGGGGGCTTGCGGAGGAGGAGCTTTGCCCTATCTGCGCGGATCCTAAAAGGTCTAATGGGATCATTTGTGTGGTGGAGACTGTAGAAGATAGCTTGGTGATTGAGAGACACGGGGTGTTTGACGGCCGATACCACGTGCTTGGAGGTCGTTTCTCCCCGCTGGATGGAGAGGAGATCCCGAGCGATAGGTTGGATGCGTTGCGTCGGAGGCTTGTCCAGGAGGGAGTATCAGAGGTCATATTGGCGCTTAATCCAAGTGTGGAGGGGGAGCTCACTGCCATGGCGGTTAGGGATGCCATAGTGGACCTTCCGGTAAGGGTTACTCGTCTGGCCTTTGGGATCCCAGTTGGAGGGAGCATAGGTTTTGTGGATAGCGCCACTTTGAAGCTTGCAATGGAGGGGCGCAGGGGCCTTTAG
- a CDS encoding PIN/TRAM domain-containing protein, translating to MFRIMRGVIRLLLAVLGGVVGYQLAGFILADGGEIGAFIGYHPVGWVIFFVFFFALVGFMLTPVFWMGLGKMGQLFEANLQGFGFHEILISLMGLTLGLVLANLIALPLSRVPVVGVYLAVLINVALGYLGVRLSLRRRDDIWAFFSSAGSIRGKINFRSKKSGQVPKAEVSDKGDGYGYRKPKVLDTSILIDGRISDIVSTGFIEGPLILPRFVLSELQGVADSSDPIKRARGRRGLDVVNRMQQHLGDDLRIMDVPMKELERDVVDEAIVALAKRIDGCVLTTDYNLNKIAQIEGVSVLNVNDLSNALKPMLLPGENIRVDVIREGKEPNQGVGYLEDGTMIVVEDGQRYIGSHVDVVVTSMLQTSAGRMIFARIRR from the coding sequence ATGTTTAGGATCATGAGGGGGGTTATAAGGCTCCTGTTGGCCGTGTTGGGTGGCGTTGTGGGGTATCAGCTTGCGGGCTTTATTTTGGCAGATGGCGGAGAGATAGGGGCTTTTATAGGTTATCACCCGGTGGGGTGGGTAATTTTCTTCGTATTTTTCTTTGCACTGGTTGGTTTTATGCTTACCCCGGTTTTTTGGATGGGGCTTGGGAAGATGGGTCAGCTTTTCGAGGCTAATCTGCAGGGATTCGGTTTTCATGAAATATTAATATCCTTGATGGGCCTTACCCTTGGCCTTGTTTTGGCTAATTTGATAGCCCTTCCCTTGTCCAGGGTGCCCGTTGTGGGGGTTTACCTAGCTGTCCTGATCAACGTGGCTTTGGGGTACTTGGGGGTTAGGTTGTCCTTAAGGCGCAGGGATGACATATGGGCCTTTTTCTCCTCTGCTGGCTCCATAAGGGGGAAAATCAACTTCCGATCCAAGAAGTCTGGCCAGGTCCCAAAGGCAGAGGTTAGTGACAAGGGGGATGGTTACGGTTATAGGAAGCCCAAGGTTTTGGATACCAGCATTTTAATAGATGGAAGGATCTCTGATATAGTCTCCACGGGTTTCATCGAGGGACCGCTCATCCTTCCCCGCTTTGTCCTATCAGAGCTTCAGGGGGTGGCGGACAGCTCGGACCCGATAAAGAGGGCCCGGGGAAGGAGGGGGCTTGACGTGGTAAATAGGATGCAACAGCACCTCGGTGACGATCTCAGGATAATGGATGTCCCAATGAAAGAGCTTGAGAGGGACGTTGTTGATGAGGCCATCGTTGCCCTAGCCAAGAGGATAGACGGGTGTGTGCTGACAACGGACTATAACTTGAACAAGATAGCCCAAATAGAAGGGGTTAGTGTCCTCAACGTTAATGACCTTTCAAACGCCCTTAAACCTATGCTGTTGCCTGGAGAGAACATAAGGGTTGATGTCATTCGGGAGGGGAAGGAGCCAAACCAGGGTGTGGGTTATCTTGAGGATGGTACCATGATAGTGGTTGAGGATGGGCAGAGGTACATCGGAAGCCATGTGGATGTGGTGGTGACATCTATGCTGCAGACATCGGCGGGAAGGATGATATTTGCCAGGATAAGGCGATGA
- the ispF gene encoding 2-C-methyl-D-erythritol 2,4-cyclodiphosphate synthase: MAAGTGSRLGGTRKQFRSLGGLPLWAWSCRTAKVLWDMGAMGEVILVLPSDMEDHSSIRCAFGELLGPMPLVTVPGGIDRHASVLAGVGAASGDMVMVHDAARPFLSEDLCLRLMEVAEETGAAIPVVRCNDSVRYVKDGVIKGTLDRSSLLLTQTPQAFDRERLISALLRGGGFKDEAEAWLDAGWDIGWVEGDRKLFKVTEDWDWKVAVAMTGGLGFRCGHGYDVHPLVPGRPLVLGGVTIEGAPMGLLGHSDGDVVCHAIADAILGAAGEPDIGTLFPASDEAYRGAYSLDLLRQVYARVVELGFTVEWVDVTIMAQVPRLSSWISPIKSEISSAFGGLNLINVKVKSGEHVGSVGRGECVICHSVATLRCSGL; the protein is encoded by the coding sequence GTGGCTGCTGGAACTGGGAGCAGGCTTGGAGGGACGCGAAAGCAGTTCCGGTCTCTTGGGGGGCTCCCCCTTTGGGCCTGGAGTTGCAGAACCGCCAAGGTTCTCTGGGATATGGGAGCCATGGGGGAAGTTATACTCGTACTTCCTTCGGACATGGAGGATCATTCGTCCATTAGGTGCGCGTTTGGGGAACTTTTGGGGCCTATGCCACTGGTCACTGTGCCAGGTGGTATCGATCGACATGCTTCAGTCCTAGCTGGTGTTGGGGCTGCTTCAGGTGATATGGTAATGGTTCATGATGCCGCAAGACCGTTCCTTAGCGAAGACCTTTGCCTGAGGTTGATGGAGGTGGCGGAGGAGACTGGGGCGGCAATCCCAGTGGTTAGATGTAATGATTCCGTTCGATATGTCAAGGACGGAGTAATTAAGGGCACGTTGGACAGGTCGTCGTTGTTGCTCACCCAGACCCCACAGGCATTTGATCGAGAGAGGCTGATTAGCGCCCTTTTAAGGGGTGGGGGGTTTAAAGATGAGGCAGAGGCGTGGCTTGACGCCGGGTGGGATATCGGCTGGGTTGAGGGAGACAGAAAGCTTTTTAAGGTGACGGAGGATTGGGATTGGAAGGTGGCGGTGGCTATGACAGGGGGATTAGGATTCCGATGTGGTCATGGTTATGACGTTCACCCTCTAGTGCCTGGAAGGCCATTGGTGCTTGGAGGGGTGACCATTGAAGGAGCTCCGATGGGTCTTTTGGGGCATTCCGATGGTGATGTAGTATGTCATGCGATTGCGGACGCAATACTTGGTGCGGCGGGAGAGCCTGACATAGGTACCCTCTTCCCCGCCTCTGATGAGGCCTATCGTGGTGCCTATAGTCTTGATCTCTTGAGGCAGGTCTATGCGAGGGTGGTTGAGCTTGGATTCACGGTGGAATGGGTGGACGTTACCATAATGGCTCAAGTTCCCAGACTTTCCTCTTGGATATCTCCGATTAAGTCGGAAATTTCCTCGGCTTTTGGGGGTTTGAATTTGATCAATGTTAAGGTAAAATCCGGGGAACATGTGGGATCGGTGGGCAGGGGGGAGTGCGTAATTTGTCATTCCGTGGCCACTTTGAGGTGTTCAGGGCTTTAG
- a CDS encoding septal ring lytic transglycosylase RlpA family protein, with protein MASEVVIGDGVAVWLLYGEEIWRFPISSEVDARSASDALNGVLSSGFSLSDLRVARRDDRWFLQVGRRDLIEAQSDHSGLLRLPPKFVALLMLSRIYDVLGKGAPVGMDERFTLRGGRTAEGTISWYGGESMIGRKFANGEVCSGNELVAAAKDLPFGTLLRIKNLASGKTVVVRVVDRFREHRGRILDVSRAAAELLGFKSQGVAKVLVEVIGHVKRVGGR; from the coding sequence GTGGCATCCGAGGTTGTGATCGGCGACGGTGTGGCGGTATGGCTTCTCTATGGGGAGGAGATCTGGAGGTTTCCCATTTCATCGGAGGTGGATGCTAGATCCGCCTCCGATGCTTTAAATGGCGTTTTATCCAGTGGATTCAGCCTGTCCGACCTTAGGGTCGCGAGGCGGGATGATCGATGGTTTCTTCAGGTTGGGCGAAGAGATCTTATCGAGGCCCAATCGGATCATTCCGGTCTTTTGAGGCTTCCTCCTAAATTTGTAGCCCTTTTGATGCTGTCAAGGATTTACGATGTGTTGGGCAAGGGAGCCCCTGTTGGAATGGATGAGCGTTTTACCCTTAGGGGAGGAAGAACGGCGGAGGGGACCATATCCTGGTATGGTGGAGAGTCTATGATTGGCAGGAAGTTTGCCAACGGGGAAGTATGTTCCGGCAATGAGTTAGTTGCGGCTGCTAAGGATCTGCCCTTTGGGACGCTGCTAAGGATAAAAAATCTGGCTTCAGGTAAGACGGTGGTGGTTAGAGTTGTAGACCGTTTTAGGGAGCACCGAGGACGGATATTGGACGTATCCAGGGCTGCAGCGGAACTACTGGGTTTTAAGAGCCAGGGAGTGGCTAAGGTTTTGGTGGAGGTAATAGGTCACGTCAAAAGGGTGGGCGGGAGGTAG
- the guaB gene encoding IMP dehydrogenase yields MSLGDRFVPYEGFTFDDVLLEPAYSEVLPSQVDLRSNLTPMIGLNLPIASAAMDTVTESRLAIAMAREGGIGIVHRNMPIERQAAEIDKVKRSESGVIVDPFYLYPQDKIQDAVDLMSHYHISGVPIVDDRLRLVGIITNRDLRFVTDYGQPISEVMTKEGLVTAPIGTTLDDAKDILMRHKIEKLPIVDGEGKLKGLITIKDIQKAKEFPNAAKDEHGRLRVGAAIGVGTDSLVRAEALVRAGVDVIVVDTAHGHSVAVLNTVRELRKRYPKLQIIGGNIATGDAAKALIEAGADAVKVGIGPGSICTTRVVAGIGVPQVAAIMNVAKVAHSMGGTVIADGGIRYSGDIVKAIAAGADVVMIGSLLAGTEESPGEVVISRGRSFKSYRGMGSLGAMKEGCSKDRYFQEGTVEDKLVPEGIEGLVPYKGSLASVVYQMAGGIRAGMGYVGARDIRELQTKSRFIKITAASVKENHPHDVTITKEAPNYWVE; encoded by the coding sequence ATGAGTCTAGGTGATCGCTTTGTTCCGTACGAGGGGTTTACGTTTGATGACGTACTTTTGGAGCCCGCTTACAGCGAGGTCCTGCCGTCTCAGGTGGATCTTCGGAGCAATCTTACCCCTATGATAGGACTTAACTTACCCATAGCTAGTGCCGCCATGGATACGGTTACGGAGAGCCGGTTGGCCATAGCTATGGCTAGGGAGGGTGGCATAGGTATTGTTCACAGGAACATGCCTATAGAGCGCCAGGCGGCCGAGATTGATAAGGTCAAGAGATCGGAATCGGGGGTTATAGTGGATCCCTTTTACCTCTATCCGCAGGACAAGATTCAGGATGCGGTGGATTTAATGTCGCACTATCACATCTCTGGGGTGCCCATAGTTGATGATAGGCTGCGCTTGGTTGGGATAATAACTAATCGTGATCTTAGATTTGTGACCGATTATGGACAGCCCATATCCGAGGTGATGACCAAGGAGGGGCTGGTAACTGCCCCGATCGGTACGACCCTTGATGATGCCAAGGACATACTGATGAGGCATAAGATTGAGAAGCTTCCCATAGTGGATGGGGAGGGGAAGCTTAAGGGGCTTATAACCATAAAGGACATACAAAAGGCCAAGGAGTTCCCGAACGCTGCAAAGGATGAGCATGGGCGTCTTCGGGTAGGGGCTGCCATAGGAGTTGGAACGGATTCCCTGGTGCGGGCTGAGGCCTTGGTTAGGGCAGGGGTTGACGTGATAGTGGTTGACACAGCGCATGGGCATTCCGTGGCGGTTTTGAATACCGTTAGGGAGTTGAGGAAGCGGTATCCGAAGCTGCAGATAATAGGAGGGAACATAGCCACTGGAGATGCTGCCAAGGCGTTGATTGAGGCTGGGGCTGATGCGGTTAAGGTGGGTATAGGGCCTGGCTCAATATGTACTACCCGGGTGGTGGCGGGTATTGGGGTTCCTCAGGTGGCAGCTATAATGAACGTTGCTAAGGTTGCTCATTCCATGGGGGGGACCGTCATAGCGGATGGAGGTATTCGCTATTCCGGGGACATAGTTAAGGCCATAGCCGCAGGGGCGGACGTGGTTATGATAGGTTCTCTCCTTGCTGGTACAGAGGAGAGTCCTGGTGAGGTGGTCATCTCCAGGGGGAGATCGTTCAAGAGCTACCGGGGCATGGGGTCCCTTGGTGCCATGAAAGAGGGATGCAGTAAGGACCGTTACTTCCAGGAGGGAACCGTGGAGGACAAGCTTGTGCCCGAAGGGATAGAGGGGCTTGTTCCTTATAAAGGGTCTTTGGCGTCTGTGGTCTATCAGATGGCAGGTGGCATCAGGGCTGGTATGGGATATGTTGGCGCCAGGGATATCCGGGAACTTCAGACCAAGAGCCGGTTTATAAAGATAACCGCTGCCTCGGTTAAGGAGAACCACCCGCATGATGTTACAATAACAAAGGAGGCTCCGAACTATTGGGTGGAATAG
- the rimP gene encoding ribosome maturation factor RimP, with protein sequence MRDDIRRMVEEMGYICVEVKVTREMGAQILRVTIDSSDCPIGLSDCESVSRRINELLDEREDGGIKERYYLEVSSPGPQRPLICLDDFRRFVGRKIRISMGKGKKRTFFIDQVMSDGRVRLYQEGEELICLWDELKNPRLCD encoded by the coding sequence TTGCGTGATGATATAAGACGCATGGTGGAAGAGATGGGATACATATGTGTGGAGGTTAAGGTCACTAGGGAGATGGGGGCCCAAATTTTAAGGGTGACCATAGATTCGTCGGACTGCCCGATCGGCCTCTCTGATTGTGAATCGGTTTCCAGGCGTATTAATGAACTGCTGGATGAGCGGGAGGATGGGGGCATAAAGGAGAGGTACTATCTGGAGGTTTCATCGCCGGGTCCTCAAAGGCCTTTGATCTGTTTGGATGACTTCAGGCGTTTTGTGGGACGGAAGATAAGGATATCAATGGGCAAAGGCAAGAAGAGGACCTTTTTCATAGATCAGGTCATGTCTGATGGCAGGGTAAGGCTCTATCAAGAGGGAGAGGAATTGATCTGTCTGTGGGATGAGCTCAAGAATCCCAGGCTTTGCGATTGA
- the nusA gene encoding transcription termination factor NusA, with protein MILGRDFARALKQLEAEKGLSLDIISSSLEAALVSAYRKFKGGNQNVEVFIDFENGEIFLSEVKQVVSCVDNPDTEISLEDARRMGFGDVEIGDVIRIEVFPENFGRIAAQTARQVIIQRLKDAERQVIFEEFADKTGDLVQGVIFKIEGDQILVRLNDRTEAILPREERILGESYKVGDRFKFFLLDVRQTTKGPRIVVSRTHPGFLRKLFELEVPEIRDGIIEIKNIVREAGGRSKVAVQSLDSNVDPVGACVGPKGTRIKSVMDELGGERVDVISWSSDPMVYVRNALSPAKVVKVEPLLDQEKAFRVYVRPDQLSLAIGKAGQNVRLAARLTGWKIDIKVLEPERLPTLKDLFEDIMADAGGERG; from the coding sequence ATGATCTTGGGAAGGGATTTCGCCAGGGCCCTTAAGCAGCTCGAGGCGGAGAAGGGTTTGTCGCTTGACATAATATCGTCCAGCCTGGAGGCTGCTTTGGTGTCCGCCTACAGGAAGTTTAAGGGAGGAAATCAGAACGTAGAGGTCTTTATAGACTTTGAGAATGGGGAGATATTCCTATCAGAAGTCAAACAGGTGGTATCTTGTGTGGATAACCCTGATACTGAGATATCCTTAGAGGATGCCAGGAGGATGGGTTTTGGGGACGTGGAGATTGGGGATGTGATAAGGATAGAGGTGTTCCCCGAGAACTTCGGCCGCATAGCTGCTCAGACCGCGAGACAGGTCATAATTCAACGGTTAAAGGACGCGGAAAGGCAGGTTATTTTTGAGGAATTTGCGGATAAAACTGGGGACCTGGTACAGGGGGTAATATTTAAGATAGAGGGGGACCAGATCCTGGTCCGTTTGAACGATAGGACCGAGGCCATACTTCCCCGAGAGGAGAGGATCCTTGGGGAGTCTTACAAGGTTGGGGATCGCTTTAAGTTCTTCCTTTTGGATGTGAGGCAGACCACCAAGGGACCTCGCATAGTGGTGTCAAGGACTCATCCTGGGTTTTTGAGAAAGCTTTTTGAGTTGGAGGTTCCGGAGATAAGGGATGGCATCATAGAGATAAAGAACATCGTAAGGGAGGCTGGTGGCAGGTCCAAGGTGGCGGTTCAATCCCTTGACTCTAACGTAGATCCTGTAGGGGCCTGTGTGGGTCCCAAGGGAACGAGGATAAAATCGGTTATGGATGAGCTTGGTGGCGAGAGGGTAGACGTCATATCCTGGAGTAGTGATCCCATGGTATACGTTAGGAACGCCCTTTCTCCGGCCAAGGTGGTTAAGGTGGAGCCGTTGCTTGATCAGGAGAAGGCCTTCAGGGTATATGTGAGACCGGATCAGCTTTCCTTGGCTATAGGTAAGGCTGGGCAGAACGTGAGGCTTGCCGCTAGGCTTACGGGATGGAAGATAGATATTAAGGTGTTGGAGCCAGAGAGGCTTCCTACCCTGAAGGACCTTTTTGAGGACATCATGGCCGATGCAGGCGGAGAGAGGGGCTAG
- the rnpM gene encoding RNase P modulator RnpM, with amino-acid sequence MEQGKRRRPRRCVGCGTEAPKRGLVRIVRSPEGKVSIDRSGRAPGRGAYLCPKLSCLALAVKRKALQRSLRTEVGSEVIRELEDLLKALEAEPFDGQY; translated from the coding sequence GTGGAACAGGGGAAGCGGCGCCGTCCGAGACGTTGTGTTGGATGTGGTACCGAGGCTCCCAAGAGAGGACTTGTGAGGATTGTTAGGTCCCCAGAGGGCAAGGTAAGCATTGACAGGTCCGGTCGGGCTCCTGGTAGGGGGGCCTACTTGTGTCCTAAGTTGTCGTGTCTTGCTTTGGCGGTCAAGAGGAAAGCCCTCCAGAGATCGCTTCGTACAGAAGTGGGATCTGAGGTTATAAGGGAACTGGAGGATTTGCTTAAGGCCTTGGAGGCAGAACCGTTTGATGGTCAATACTAA
- the infB gene encoding translation initiation factor IF-2, translated as MLGKSNGELMDILKDLGVDVKTHMSSIDADVAQLVEDTVLGGGRAVEDKSQGAKRVQYRPGCSVGDIAKALGQTPGGVVKVLVEAGMMAPASAVADEKVLAVLSEHFGVVFEPSQGAEAGLNQPGDTRLTKGEKSSGGKGKPKTKKEVAAPSGQMQPRPPIVTVMGHVDHGKTTLLDFIRKTKVADKEAGGITQHIGASVVDYGGKRIVFLDTPGHEAFTAMRARGAKVTDIAILVVAADDGVMPQTLEALNHAKAAGVPIIVAINKVDKPEARPDRVRQQLSDHGLVPEEWGGDTVMVEVAAKSGLGVDQLLEMVLLVAEMEELKADPNGEPRGTVVEANLDKGKGPVATVIVQEGTLRRGHVIRTNSTWGKIRAMLDHRGNFIDAAGPSTPVEILGFESVPQPGETFERVADEREARELYQMHLQEKRSAEVKKESRLTLEELYERMQEGGESPQLNLVLKCDVQGSVEAFRSSLLKLSTDEVGINIVHEGVGRISESDVMLASASNAIIIGFNVRPDANAKKIAENEGVQIRLYRVIYDVLDDVKAALEGMLSPTIRENILGQAEIRAVFKVPKVGKIAGCYVQEGLIRRNAKVRLIREGVVIWEGALATLKRFKDDVREVSAGYECGLSFQNFQDFREGDVVEAYELVKEKRHLD; from the coding sequence ATGTTGGGGAAGTCCAACGGAGAACTGATGGATATATTGAAGGATTTGGGAGTGGATGTTAAGACTCATATGAGTTCTATAGATGCCGACGTGGCGCAGTTGGTGGAGGATACGGTTCTTGGGGGAGGACGTGCTGTAGAAGATAAATCTCAAGGGGCTAAGAGGGTGCAGTATAGGCCTGGATGCAGCGTTGGGGATATCGCTAAGGCATTGGGGCAGACCCCTGGTGGAGTTGTTAAGGTGTTGGTTGAGGCTGGCATGATGGCCCCAGCGTCCGCGGTTGCGGATGAGAAGGTCTTAGCAGTTTTGTCCGAGCACTTTGGAGTTGTCTTTGAGCCATCCCAAGGGGCCGAGGCTGGTCTAAATCAGCCAGGGGATACCAGGTTGACCAAGGGGGAGAAGTCGTCAGGCGGAAAGGGTAAGCCCAAGACGAAAAAGGAGGTTGCGGCCCCGTCCGGCCAGATGCAGCCGAGGCCGCCGATCGTGACCGTCATGGGTCATGTCGACCATGGCAAGACCACCTTGCTGGACTTTATAAGGAAGACCAAGGTGGCGGACAAAGAGGCGGGAGGCATAACGCAGCACATAGGGGCTTCTGTGGTTGACTATGGTGGGAAGAGGATAGTCTTCCTGGATACGCCAGGTCATGAGGCTTTTACCGCCATGAGGGCCAGGGGGGCTAAGGTTACGGACATTGCGATACTCGTGGTGGCGGCGGATGACGGGGTAATGCCTCAGACCCTGGAGGCCCTTAACCATGCGAAAGCGGCGGGGGTCCCGATAATAGTGGCTATAAACAAGGTGGATAAGCCGGAGGCTAGGCCTGATAGGGTTCGCCAGCAGCTTTCGGATCACGGCCTGGTGCCAGAGGAGTGGGGCGGAGATACCGTTATGGTGGAGGTGGCTGCCAAGTCCGGGTTGGGCGTGGATCAGCTGCTTGAGATGGTCCTTTTGGTTGCTGAGATGGAGGAACTCAAGGCGGATCCAAACGGGGAGCCTAGGGGGACGGTGGTGGAGGCAAACCTGGACAAGGGTAAGGGGCCCGTGGCCACGGTGATAGTCCAAGAGGGAACTCTCCGTAGGGGGCATGTGATAAGGACGAACTCCACGTGGGGCAAGATAAGAGCCATGTTGGATCACCGGGGTAACTTCATTGATGCGGCGGGTCCCAGCACTCCGGTGGAAATATTGGGTTTCGAGTCGGTGCCTCAGCCCGGAGAGACCTTTGAGCGGGTTGCGGATGAGAGGGAGGCCCGGGAGCTTTATCAGATGCACCTTCAGGAGAAGAGGAGCGCAGAGGTTAAGAAGGAGTCCCGCCTTACATTGGAGGAGCTTTACGAGAGGATGCAGGAAGGTGGAGAGTCCCCCCAGCTTAACCTGGTTCTCAAATGTGATGTTCAGGGTTCTGTTGAGGCCTTCAGGTCTTCTCTCTTGAAGCTGAGCACTGATGAAGTGGGGATAAACATAGTCCACGAAGGGGTCGGTAGGATCTCGGAGAGCGATGTGATGCTGGCCTCTGCGTCAAACGCAATAATAATAGGGTTTAACGTCAGGCCCGATGCCAATGCCAAAAAGATAGCGGAGAACGAAGGGGTTCAGATAAGGCTTTACAGGGTCATATACGACGTCTTGGACGACGTTAAGGCTGCATTGGAAGGGATGCTGTCCCCCACGATCAGGGAGAACATCCTGGGTCAGGCGGAGATCCGTGCGGTCTTCAAGGTGCCTAAGGTCGGTAAGATCGCCGGTTGTTACGTTCAGGAGGGGCTTATAAGGCGCAACGCCAAGGTTCGCCTCATCCGAGAGGGAGTTGTTATATGGGAGGGTGCCTTGGCCACCCTCAAGAGGTTTAAGGATGACGTAAGAGAGGTTTCCGCCGGTTATGAGTGTGGCTTGAGCTTCCAGAACTTCCAGGACTTCCGGGAGGGAGATGTGGTGGAGGCCTATGAGTTGGTGAAGGAAAAGCGTCACCTGGATTAA
- a CDS encoding DUF503 domain-containing protein yields MEGLRGWMGYLRVELKGPEFSCLKDRRSWIRSVLDQARGKFNVSMADLSPDGAPGAVALGFAVASSCNSELKGRIEAIKSFVTRMAEDNGLEILNLWEEVFCDDEFSD; encoded by the coding sequence ATGGAAGGACTTAGGGGATGGATGGGTTACTTGAGGGTGGAGCTTAAGGGCCCTGAGTTCTCGTGCCTAAAGGATCGAAGGAGTTGGATCCGTTCTGTTCTGGATCAGGCCAGAGGCAAGTTCAACGTTTCCATGGCGGACCTTAGCCCCGATGGCGCTCCAGGGGCAGTTGCCCTCGGTTTCGCTGTGGCAAGCTCTTGTAATTCCGAGCTGAAAGGAAGGATCGAAGCCATTAAATCGTTTGTGACCCGCATGGCGGAGGATAATGGCCTTGAGATCCTGAATCTTTGGGAAGAGGTTTTCTGCGATGACGAGTTTTCGGATTGA
- the rbfA gene encoding 30S ribosome-binding factor RbfA, translated as MTSFRIERLNKEFLREISVLLQGRVKNEKAKMAILTAVSCSKDLSVAKVYFTVLDRSTVGDVKAGLEEVGGLLRGLLGKEMRLRKIPEFRFVYDDTEDRAGRVEALLNRLSLVEPSRNADEEDEMSYEWEDEEGLE; from the coding sequence ATGACGAGTTTTCGGATTGAAAGACTTAATAAGGAGTTTCTAAGGGAGATATCGGTCCTGCTCCAGGGCAGGGTTAAGAACGAGAAGGCCAAGATGGCCATATTGACCGCCGTTTCGTGCTCCAAGGACCTTAGCGTGGCCAAGGTCTACTTTACGGTTCTTGATAGGTCTACCGTTGGGGATGTCAAGGCCGGCCTTGAAGAGGTTGGAGGTCTCCTTAGGGGGCTTTTGGGCAAGGAGATGAGGCTTAGGAAGATACCGGAGTTCCGATTTGTTTATGACGACACGGAAGACCGGGCTGGTCGAGTGGAAGCTTTGTTAAACCGCTTATCCCTTGTAGAGCCTTCCCGTAACGCCGATGAGGAGGATGAAATGTCTTATGAGTGGGAGGATGAGGAGGGTTTAGAGTGA